The sequence below is a genomic window from Halarchaeum grantii.
GCGACGGAGCCGGCCGACGAGCCGACGTGGTCGCGCGCGGCGTCCGGGTCGGCGGCGACCCGATAACGCCGACCGTCGCGGAGTCGGAATCCTTTTGCGTTCACGACCGACCACCAGTAGGTACAACGAGTGAATATCGACACGTACCTCGTCACGCAGGGCAGCCGCTCGCGCGGGCGCACCACCGAGGACGTCGTCGCGGCCGCGATTCGCGGCGGCGTGGACGTCGTCCAGCTCCGCGAGAAGGGTGCGAGCGCGCGCGAGCGCTACCACCTCGGGCGCGCGCTCCGCGAGCAGACCCGCGAGGCGGACGTGACGTTCCTCGTCAACGACCGCGTGGACATCGCGGCCGCCATCGAGGCGGACGGCGTCCACCTCGGCGACGAGGACCTGCCGGTCGCGGCCGCCCGCGAGAGGCTGGGCGACGACGCCGTCGTCGGCCGCTCCGTCTCCACCGTCGAGGGCGCGCGCCGCGCCGTCCAGGCGGGCGCGGACTACCTCGGCGTCGGCGCCGTCTACGCCACCGACTCGAAGGACGTCCGCGAGGAACACGCCGAGGTCGGGCCCGATCGCGTGGCCGCCATCGCGGACGCCGTCGACGTCCCCATCGTCGGTATCGGCGGCATCACGCCCGCGAACGCCCCGGACGTGATTCGGGCGGGCGCGGACGGCGTCGCCGTCGTCTCCGCGATCACCGCCGCCGACGACCCCGAGGCGGCGACCCGCGAGCTCAAAACAGCCGTCGAGAACGCATGACTACTGACTTCACCCTCACCGAGACGCTCGACAGCATCGCCGCCGACCAACCCCTCGTGAACTGCGTGACGAACGCCGTCACCGTCAACGACGTCGCGAACGTCACGCTCTACTGGGGCGGCCTCCCCGTGATGTCGGACGACGCCCGCGAGGTCGACGACATGGTCGCGGGCGCGCAGGGCTGTCTCCTCAACATGGGGACGGTGAGCGAGGCGGGGGAAGAAGCGATGCTGACCGCGGGGCGCGCCGCGAGCGAGCACGGCGTCCCGCTCGTCGTCGACCCCGTCGGCGTCGGCGCGACCCCGACGCGCGACCGGGTCGCCGAGCGCCTCGTCACCGAGCTCGACCCGACGGTCGTCAAGGGCAACTACGGCGAGATAAGCGCGCTCGCGGGCGCTGACGCCGACGTGCGCGGCGTCGAATCCGTGGGGGAGTACGCGGCCGTCGCCGAGTCGGCGGTGTCGCTCGCGCGCGACACCGGTGCCGTGGTGGTGGCCTCCGGCGAGACGGACGTCGTCGCGACCGACGCGGCCGCCTACGAGGTCGAGTCGGGCGACCCGATGCTCGGGTCCGTCGTCGGCACCGGGTGCATGCTCGGCGTGACGCTCGCGACGTTCGCGGGCGCGCTCGAGAACATCGAAACAGCGGCGCTCGCGGGGACGCTCGCGTTCGGCGTCGCGGGCGAGGCCGCCGCGCGCGGCGCGTTCGGCGACTACGAGGGGCCGGCGAGCTACCGGACAGCGTTCCTCGATGCGGTCGCCGGCCTCGGGGACGTCGAGCATCCCGACCCCGACGACAGGGTCACGCGCGTCCTCGACGCGGACGCCTGAGTCGCCTTACTCGACTTCGATGGTGTGGCCGCCGGAGTCGTCGGCCTTCGAGAGCGTGACGGTGAGGACGCCGTTCTTCATCGTCGCGGAGACGGCGCTCTCGTCGATGGGCTCGGGGAGGTCGAGGCGTCGCGAGAAGGTGCGGCTGCTGCGCTCGCGGCGGATGTACTGCCCCTCCTCCTCGCCCTCTTCCTCGCTCTCCGCCGTGTGTTCGGCGGTGATGGCGAGCGTCTGGTCCTGCACGCGGACGTCGACGTCCTCCTTCTCGAAGCCGGGGAGGTCGACGGTGACGACGAAGTCGTCGTCGGTCTCCGCGACGTCGACGGCGAACCCGCCGAGCGAACCGCTCTGCTCGCTCTCGATGCGCTCTGCGGCCTCCTCGAACTGGCGGTTGAGTCGGTCGAAGAGCCGGTCGATGTCGTCGAAGGGATTGCGTCGGGACATACACGACTGAATTCGTGTTGCGGGGAATAAAGCGTAACGGCGGTCGTGTCGCACGTTGCCTCTTCTCACGAGGCCTTCGCGGTCCGCGCCGTCGGGCGCGTGCCGTCACCGCGGTTCGGCATCGCACGTTCGGCACAATACTTACCGAGGGTCGTCGCGCATCCCCACGTAGGTGACCTCGTGATGGCTGACACACGGCCGACCGACGGCACGCTCCGGACGCTCCTGCTCGTCCTCGCCGCCATCGTCGTCGCGCCACTCCTCGTGATGGCGGTGGCGGTCCCGATGATGGGGCTGTACGGCGGCATGATGGACGGCTCCGGCGGGATGATGGGAGCGTACGGGGGAATGACGGGCGGCTACTCACCGCTCTGGGGAATCGGGCCGCTGCTCGTCTTCCTCGTCGTCCTCGCCGTCCTCGCCTACGTCGCGTATCGCGCACTCGCCGGCCGGCAGGCGACTGACCCCGCGCTCGCGGAACTCCGCCTCGCGTACGCCCGTGGCGACCTCAGCGACGAGGAGTACGCGTCGCGCCGCGAGACCCTCCGCGAGGACGACCGCCGGGAGTGACCGGGTCGCCCACGGGACATACCGTGGCCCGCAGGGTTTTGGGCGTGCCCGCCGACGCGACGACCATGAGCGAGTTCCACCGACTCGGCCTCGGGACGTACCGGAACACCGACCCCGACGCCTGTCGGACCGCCGTCGAGACGGCGCTCGAGGCGGGCTATCGACACGTCGACACCGCCCAGATGTACGACAACGAGAGCTACGTCGGCGAGGGAATCGCGGCCGCCGACGTCGCGCGCGAGGACGTCTTCCTCGCGACGAAACTCGACACCGACAACCTCGCGCGCGACGCCGTCCACGAGTCGAGCGCGGCAAGCCTCGAGCGACTCGATACCGACTATGTCGACCTCCTCTACGTCCACTGGCCCATCGACAGCTACGACGCCGCGGAGACCCTGCCCGCGCTCGACACCCTCCGCACCGAGGGCGCGATCCGGAACGTCGGCCTCTCGAACTTCACGCCTGAGCTGCTCGACGAGGCCATCGAGACGCTCGACGCGCCCGTCTTCGCCCATCAGGTCGAGATGCATCCGCTCCTCCAGCAGGAGGCCCTCCACGAGCGCGCCGTCGCGGACGACCACTGGCTCGTCGCCTACTGCCCGGTCGCGCGCGGGCAGGTCGCGGACGTCCCCGAACTCGTCGAACTCGGCGAGAAACACGACGCGACGCCGTATCAGGTGTCGCTCGCGTGGCTGCTCTCGAAGGAGAACGTCGCCGCCATCCCGAAAGCCACCTCGAAACAGCACATCGTCGAGAACTACGGCGCGCTCGACGTCGAACTCTCCGAGGCGGACGTCGCGAAGATCGACCGGATCGAGCGCGAGGAGCGCCTCGTCGACTTCCCCGCCGCACCCTGGAACTAGCGCGCTCGCCGCCCGAACCCGCGACGGGACCGTGAGCCGGAGCCCGCGATTCGGGGTCGGCGACCCGCCGCAGAGCGCCGCCGGAGGGGGACCCGCGACCCTTATGCACCCCCGTCCGTATGTCACGAGTAGTGTATGTCCGGCCGCGCCTCACCTGATACGGCCGTCGTCTCGTGTGCCGGCGTCGCGAAACGGTACACGCGCGGCGACACCGGCCTCCTCTCACGCAGTCGCGACCGCCCGACCGTCACGGCCCTCGACGGCGTCTCGCTCGACGTCCACGCGAACGAGATCGTCGGCCTCGCCGGGCCGTCGGGCTCCGGGAAGTCCACGC
It includes:
- the thiE gene encoding thiamine phosphate synthase, translating into MNIDTYLVTQGSRSRGRTTEDVVAAAIRGGVDVVQLREKGASARERYHLGRALREQTREADVTFLVNDRVDIAAAIEADGVHLGDEDLPVAAARERLGDDAVVGRSVSTVEGARRAVQAGADYLGVGAVYATDSKDVREEHAEVGPDRVAAIADAVDVPIVGIGGITPANAPDVIRAGADGVAVVSAITAADDPEAATRELKTAVENA
- the thiM gene encoding hydroxyethylthiazole kinase → MTTDFTLTETLDSIAADQPLVNCVTNAVTVNDVANVTLYWGGLPVMSDDAREVDDMVAGAQGCLLNMGTVSEAGEEAMLTAGRAASEHGVPLVVDPVGVGATPTRDRVAERLVTELDPTVVKGNYGEISALAGADADVRGVESVGEYAAVAESAVSLARDTGAVVVASGETDVVATDAAAYEVESGDPMLGSVVGTGCMLGVTLATFAGALENIETAALAGTLAFGVAGEAAARGAFGDYEGPASYRTAFLDAVAGLGDVEHPDPDDRVTRVLDADA
- a CDS encoding Hsp20/alpha crystallin family protein, translating into MSRRNPFDDIDRLFDRLNRQFEEAAERIESEQSGSLGGFAVDVAETDDDFVVTVDLPGFEKEDVDVRVQDQTLAITAEHTAESEEEGEEEGQYIRRERSSRTFSRRLDLPEPIDESAVSATMKNGVLTVTLSKADDSGGHTIEVE
- a CDS encoding aldo/keto reductase, yielding MSEFHRLGLGTYRNTDPDACRTAVETALEAGYRHVDTAQMYDNESYVGEGIAAADVAREDVFLATKLDTDNLARDAVHESSAASLERLDTDYVDLLYVHWPIDSYDAAETLPALDTLRTEGAIRNVGLSNFTPELLDEAIETLDAPVFAHQVEMHPLLQQEALHERAVADDHWLVAYCPVARGQVADVPELVELGEKHDATPYQVSLAWLLSKENVAAIPKATSKQHIVENYGALDVELSEADVAKIDRIEREERLVDFPAAPWN